GGTGCGGGCTCCTCTGGGAGAGCGAACTCCGGGGCCAGGGCTTCAGGGATCTCCGGAAGGCTCCTCAGGGTGATGGTCTCGGCGGGGTCCTGGACCGTCTGGATGGTCTGGGTCTCGAAGGGTGAGGAGGCCGGTTGCTCCACAGGAATGGGCTGGGTGCCCAGGGTGTGGGGTGCCGCTTCGCCGATGGGCAGGCGGAGCGTGGCATCGATGGGCTCCTGGGGGGGGAGGGGGATCGGGCCGGTCTTGGAGGGGTCGCTCATGATCTTTTCCTGAACAGGTCCCCCAGCATAGCGTCTCCATGGCGCATGGGGAGTACCATGAAAGGATACGCCTGGAGTCCTGCATGTCCCTGTCGCTTCCCTTCCAGATGGATCAGCTGGTGGTCCTTGTCCTGAGGGAGCCCCGGGAGCGGCTCTGGGGCCGGCTCCTGGGGCTGGAGAGTGCGGGGATCGCCCTCCGGGGGGTCGAACTCCGGCCCTGGGAGGAGATTCTGGGGCTGGTCCGAAGGGGCGAAGGGGACCAGGTCTCGCTCTCCACCCGTTTCGTGCCCATGCACCGGGTCGAGAGCCTCTATCTGGACGAACCCAGCTCGGGGGTCTCGAGTCTGGAGGAGGAGTTCCGGCAGCGGACCGGACAGGAGGCCCGTGTCTTCCTCGGGTAGACTGGGCTCTGCCTGACGGGAGTCCCATGCATCGCATCGCCCTCTTCATCTCCGGAACCGGAGGCAACGCCCTCAACCTGCTGCGCGCCTGCCGTGAAGGCCGGGTCCCCGCCGAGGCGGTCCTGGCCATCTCCTCCAGCGCCAAGGCAGGCGGGGTGGAGCGCCTGCGGGCGGAGGGGCTGAGGGTGGAGGTGATCGAGCGGAGCGCCTTCCCTGATGAGGGGTCATACACCGAGGCCTGCCTGATCTGCGCAGAGAGGGCCGGTGCCGGATTCATCGCCCTGTGCGGTTGGCTCAAGAAGCTGGTGGTGCCTGCCCGATGGGAGGGGCGGATCCTGAACATCCACCCAGGTCCCCTGCCGCGCTTCGGGGGGGCCGGGATGTATGGCATGAAGGTGCACCAGGCCGTCATCGCCGCCGGGGTTCCAGAGTCCGCCGTGACCATCCACCTCGTGGACAACGAATACGACCATGGGCGCCAACTCCTGGCCCACCCCGTGCCCGTGCTTCCCGGGGACACCCCCGAGGTGCTGCAGAAACGGGTCTACGAGCAGGAGATGCTCCGCTACCCCGAGGTGCTGGCGGCGTACCTCAAGGAACGGCAGGCTCAGTAGAGGCGCCCCACCAGGGCGGCGACGGCGGTCTCCACCCGGAGGATCCGGGGGCCCATCTCCACGGCCTGGAAACCCGCCCGGGCGAAGAGCCCCACCTCCTGGTCCAGGAAGCCGCCTTCGGGCCCGATGACCAGGGTGGCCGGGGCATTGATGCCCCTGGGGCAGGGGATCTCCGTGCCGGGGTGGGCCAGCAGGCGCAGGGTGCCTTTGGACAGCTCCGGGAGCTCATCTTCCACGAAGGGGCGCAGGAAGCGGCGGACCTGCAGTTCCGGCAGCACCGTGTCCCGGGCCTGCTCCAGGCCCAGGAGCTGCTGGTGGTGCAGGTTCTCCGCCTCCATGCGGGGGCTCTTCCAGTAGCTCTTCTCGACCTTCCAGGCGTTGACGAGGAAGATGCGTCCCACCCCCAGGCTGGTGACCGACGCCAAGACCCGGTTGAGGACTTTGGGGCGGGGCAGGGCCAGGACGAGGGTCAGGGGGAGCTTGGGGGGGGGAGGGGTGTCGAGGCTGACCTCGAGCTCAAGGTGATCGGCTTCCAGGTGGAGGATCCGTCCGGTTCCCGTCAGCCCTCCAGCGAGTCCTACGCGCAGTTCGGCACCTTCTGAGAGCCGTTGGACCTCCTTGATGTGAAGCAGGCGGCGCCCTTCGATCCGGGCAGTGGTGCAGCTGGTGAAGTCGGTGGGCTGGAGGATGACGAGATTCATGGGGGAATTCCGGATAGGAGTCCTCAAGGACGTGGTTTACAGTATGGCTTTCAAGAGGGTGGACCGCTTGATCGAGCATCCCGACATCGACCGCACGGCCTTGCTTGAGGCCTGTCATGTCGTCTCCCGGGGGGCAGGTCTGCTCTTCGATCCGGAGTCCCAGGCCTGCCTGTGGGTCGAGTCCGAGTATGCCCGCATGACCGGATGCACCCTCGATGAACTCCAGGAAGGCGGTCTGGCGGTCTATCTCAACAGGATCCACCCCGAGGACATTCCCTTCATGGGCTGGCTGGTCTCCGGGGCTCCCTCGACCTGCCTGCTCCAGGACCACACCATGGTGGCGCAGCAGGAATACCGCATCCGCCATCGGGACGGGGACTGGAAGTGGGTCCGGACCCAGTGGACGCCCCTGGTCCAGCGGGGCCGCAACCTCATCTTGGCGGTCTCCTGGGACATCACCCTGGGCAGGACCCTGGATGAGGAGATGTTCCGGAACCGGACGCTGCTGGCGGAGGCCCAGAAGATGGGAGGCTTCGGCTGTTTCGAGTGCCACCCCGGCATGGGGGATCACTTCTGGTCCGAGAGTCTCTATGAACTCACCGGGCGGGACGCCGCCAAGGGGCCTCCTGACCTGGAGGAACTCCTGGAGCGCATCCATCCCGAGGACCGGGATGCCTTTCTGGAGTGGCGCACCGCCCTGCCCCATGGAGGATCCCCGGAACTGGAATACCGGCTGCGGGGTGCTGCGGACCGCTTCTGCTGCATCCACTGCCGGGCCCAGTGGGTCCCCCAGGCTGGAGGGAGGGCGGGTCGGATCCTGGGGGTCTGCCAGGATGTGACTGCGTCGAGACTCCGGGAGGCGGAACTCCGGGAGAGTGTGGAACGCTTCCATGAGCTGGCCGGACGCCTGCCCCAGTCGGTCTTCGAGACCGACGCGCAGGGCTGCTTCACCTATGTCAACCAGTGCGGAATCACGATCTCTGGCTATACCGAAGAGGAGATCCTGGGGCGCCCCGTGATCCACCTCCTGGTGCCCGAGGATCGGGAGCGGGCTCTTGTGGATCTGCATGGCGTGATGACCGGAGGCCGCTCTGGCCACGAGTACATGGCCTTGAGAAAGGACGGGACGTCCTATCCCGTCATGGTTCATTCGTCTCCGATTGTCCGTTCCGGGGAGGCGACCGGCATCCGGGGGATCCTGGTGGACCTCTCCGAGCAGCGACGCACCCGGGAGGAGCGGCGGAGTCTCCAGGAGCGGCTGATCCAGGCGGAGAAGATGGAGGCCATCGGACAGCTCGCCGGAGGGGTGGCTCATGACTTCAACAACCACCTGAGCGCCATCATGGGCTTCGCGGAGATGCTCCAGGATCAGCTCAAGGGCTCCCCCCTCGCCCGCTACGCCGGCAACATCCTCAAGTCCAGCCAGCGCTCGGCCGAGCTGACCAAGCAGCTCCTGGCTTTCGCTCGAAAGGGCAAGTACCTGACGGTGGAGGTGGACGTCCATGAGATCGTCCACGAGGTGCTTCAGATCCTGGAGCACAGCATCGACCGCCGTATCCTGCTGAAGACCGCCCTGGGGGCCCGCCCGTCCCTGACTCTGGGGGACCCCACCCAGATCCAGAATGCCCTCATGAACCTGGCCATCAATGCGCGGGATGCCATGCCGGAAGGGGGGGAACTCTGGATCCGGACGGCTGTGAAAACCCTGGACGAGGCTTCCTGCGCCACCCTCCCCTATGAGCTGGCCCCGGGGCGCTTCCTGGAGCTGACCGTCAGCGATACGGGTGTGGGCATGGATCGGGAGACCCAGAAGCGCGCCTTCGATCCCTTCTTCACCACCAAGGAGACCGGAAGGGGTACAGGTCTTGGTCTGGCCTCGGTGTACGGCATTGTGAAGCACCACCGGGGCGCCATTGAAGTGATGAGCGAGCTCGGGGTGGGCACCAGCTTCACGCTCTTCCTGCCCCTCCATGAAGCCGGGGCCGCTGATGCCCCCGATGAGGAGAGTCTCCGCTACGCCTCCAGCCGCCAGTCCATCCTGGTCGTGGAGGATGAGCCCATGGTGGGTGAGATGCTCCTGGAGATGCTGGGCCAGTTGGGCTACTCGGCCACCCTGGTGGGGGACGGACTGGAGGCTGTGGAGCGCTATCGGGAGCGCTGGAAGACCGTGGACCTCGTCATCCTGGATATGGTGATGCCCCATCTGAGCGGCAAGGACACCTTCCGCCTCCTGCGGGAGGTCAATCCCGAGGTCCGGGTGCTCCTCTCCTCCGGCTACAGTGTGGAGGGCGAAGCCCAGGTTCTGCTGGAGGAAGGGGCCATCGGCTTCCTCCAGAAGCCCTATTTCCTCCTGGAGCTCAGCCAGGCGCTGTCCAGGATCTTCCCCGAGGGGCAGTGACCCCCCTGTGCCCATGGCATCGGGGTTGCTAGACTGCTCAGTTGGGCCCCTCGGGGTTCTGCATCCCTGGAGACCTCTGTGAAGATCCTCATTCTCGGCGTCAACGGCTTCATCGGTTCCCATCTCACGGACCGCATCCTGGCGGATACGGACTGGGAGATCTACGGCATGGACCTGGGCAGTCACAAGGTCGCCGAGCACCTGGAGCACCCCCGCTTCCACTTCGTGGAGGGGGATATCTCCATCAGCCGCGAGTGGATCGAGTACCACGTCAAGAAGTGTGATGTGGTGCTGCCCCTGGTGGCCATCGCCACGCCCAAGGTATACGTCACCGATCCCCTGCGGGTCTTCGAGCTGGACTTCGAGGAGAATCTCCGCATCGTCCGCCAGTGTGTGAAGTACAAGAAGCGGGTGGTCTTCCCCTCGACGTCCGAGGTTTACGGGATGTGCGAGGACGCCTCCTTCGACGAG
The sequence above is drawn from the uncultured Holophaga sp. genome and encodes:
- a CDS encoding 16S rRNA (uracil(1498)-N(3))-methyltransferase, which gives rise to MNLVILQPTDFTSCTTARIEGRRLLHIKEVQRLSEGAELRVGLAGGLTGTGRILHLEADHLELEVSLDTPPPPKLPLTLVLALPRPKVLNRVLASVTSLGVGRIFLVNAWKVEKSYWKSPRMEAENLHHQQLLGLEQARDTVLPELQVRRFLRPFVEDELPELSKGTLRLLAHPGTEIPCPRGINAPATLVIGPEGGFLDQEVGLFARAGFQAVEMGPRILRVETAVAALVGRLY
- a CDS encoding PAS domain-containing protein, producing the protein MAFKRVDRLIEHPDIDRTALLEACHVVSRGAGLLFDPESQACLWVESEYARMTGCTLDELQEGGLAVYLNRIHPEDIPFMGWLVSGAPSTCLLQDHTMVAQQEYRIRHRDGDWKWVRTQWTPLVQRGRNLILAVSWDITLGRTLDEEMFRNRTLLAEAQKMGGFGCFECHPGMGDHFWSESLYELTGRDAAKGPPDLEELLERIHPEDRDAFLEWRTALPHGGSPELEYRLRGAADRFCCIHCRAQWVPQAGGRAGRILGVCQDVTASRLREAELRESVERFHELAGRLPQSVFETDAQGCFTYVNQCGITISGYTEEEILGRPVIHLLVPEDRERALVDLHGVMTGGRSGHEYMALRKDGTSYPVMVHSSPIVRSGEATGIRGILVDLSEQRRTREERRSLQERLIQAEKMEAIGQLAGGVAHDFNNHLSAIMGFAEMLQDQLKGSPLARYAGNILKSSQRSAELTKQLLAFARKGKYLTVEVDVHEIVHEVLQILEHSIDRRILLKTALGARPSLTLGDPTQIQNALMNLAINARDAMPEGGELWIRTAVKTLDEASCATLPYELAPGRFLELTVSDTGVGMDRETQKRAFDPFFTTKETGRGTGLGLASVYGIVKHHRGAIEVMSELGVGTSFTLFLPLHEAGAADAPDEESLRYASSRQSILVVEDEPMVGEMLLEMLGQLGYSATLVGDGLEAVERYRERWKTVDLVILDMVMPHLSGKDTFRLLREVNPEVRVLLSSGYSVEGEAQVLLEEGAIGFLQKPYFLLELSQALSRIFPEGQ
- a CDS encoding formyltransferase family protein → MHRIALFISGTGGNALNLLRACREGRVPAEAVLAISSSAKAGGVERLRAEGLRVEVIERSAFPDEGSYTEACLICAERAGAGFIALCGWLKKLVVPARWEGRILNIHPGPLPRFGGAGMYGMKVHQAVIAAGVPESAVTIHLVDNEYDHGRQLLAHPVPVLPGDTPEVLQKRVYEQEMLRYPEVLAAYLKERQAQ